A stretch of Campylobacter concisus DNA encodes these proteins:
- the der gene encoding ribosome biogenesis GTPase Der — protein sequence MQKVILVGKPNVGKSSLFNRLARRRIAITSDVSGTTRDTNKAKIEVEGKECILIDSGGLDDSSELFKNVKAKTLAEARNSDVILYMVDGKMMPDDEDRTIFYELSKLNLPIALVINKIDSKKDEQREWEFISFGAKNTFGISVSHNTGVDELSMWLAKHIEDKVQIKADTSEDFDDFLENYNDEGELSDEVNYESKNIRVGIIGRVNVGKSSLLNALVKESRAVVSDVAGTTIDPVNEIYEHDGRVFEFVDTAGIRKRGKIEGIERYALNRTEKILEETDVALLVLDSSEPLTELDERIAGIASKFELGVIIVLNKWDKSSEEFDELCKEIKDRFKFLSYAPIISISALGGKRVHKIYPLIIEIYKNYTQKIQTSKLNEVIGEATKAHPLPRDKGRVVKIYYAVQFKTAPIMIALIMNRPKCLHFSYKRYLTNKLRESFNLTGVPIVLIPKKRGESDENKEQ from the coding sequence TTGCAAAAAGTAATATTAGTAGGCAAGCCAAATGTCGGTAAAAGCTCACTTTTTAACCGCCTAGCAAGAAGACGCATCGCCATAACTAGCGACGTTAGCGGCACGACAAGAGATACGAACAAAGCTAAGATAGAGGTTGAGGGTAAAGAGTGCATATTAATCGACAGCGGTGGCCTTGATGATAGTAGCGAGCTTTTTAAAAATGTAAAAGCAAAGACCTTGGCAGAGGCTAGAAATTCAGACGTCATTTTATACATGGTCGATGGCAAAATGATGCCAGATGACGAGGATAGAACCATTTTTTACGAGCTTAGCAAGCTAAATTTACCAATCGCACTAGTCATCAATAAAATTGACAGCAAAAAAGATGAGCAAAGAGAGTGGGAATTTATAAGCTTTGGTGCGAAAAACACCTTTGGAATTTCCGTAAGCCACAACACTGGCGTTGATGAGCTTAGCATGTGGCTGGCAAAGCACATTGAAGATAAGGTGCAGATAAAGGCCGACACAAGCGAAGATTTTGATGATTTTTTAGAAAACTACAATGACGAGGGTGAGCTTAGCGACGAGGTAAACTATGAGAGTAAAAACATCAGAGTTGGCATCATAGGCCGCGTAAATGTTGGCAAAAGCTCACTTCTAAACGCCCTTGTAAAAGAGAGCCGTGCTGTCGTAAGCGACGTGGCAGGCACTACGATCGACCCAGTCAATGAAATTTATGAGCATGACGGTAGGGTTTTTGAGTTTGTCGATACTGCTGGCATTAGAAAACGTGGCAAGATCGAGGGCATCGAGAGATACGCACTAAATAGAACTGAGAAAATTTTAGAAGAGACAGACGTGGCACTACTCGTGCTTGATAGCTCTGAACCGCTAACCGAGCTTGATGAGCGTATCGCTGGTATCGCATCAAAATTTGAGCTTGGCGTCATCATCGTGCTAAACAAATGGGACAAAAGCAGCGAAGAATTTGACGAGCTTTGCAAAGAGATAAAAGATAGGTTTAAATTTCTATCATATGCGCCGATCATCAGCATTTCGGCTTTGGGCGGCAAAAGAGTGCATAAAATTTATCCACTCATCATTGAAATTTACAAAAACTACACCCAAAAAATCCAAACTTCAAAGCTAAACGAAGTGATTGGTGAAGCGACCAAGGCGCATCCACTGCCACGAGATAAAGGCAGAGTTGTGAAAATTTACTACGCAGTGCAGTTTAAGACCGCACCTATCATGATAGCGCTTATAATGAACCGCCCAAAGTGCCTGCACTTTAGCTACAAACGCTATTTAACAAACAAACTTAGAGAGAGTTTTAACCTAACTGGCGTACCTATCGTGCTAATCCCTAAAAAACGTGGAGAGAGCGATGAAAACAAAGAACAATAA
- a CDS encoding DMT family transporter translates to MLKRFYISHLGIFYMLFACFMFAVTGAFAKYLSKDMPSIEVVFFRNLIGLFIVIYAIYRFPFKQAGGHFFLLMFRGFVGTVALFAFFYNVAHVNLATAFTFQKTNPIFTAILAAFIFKERLSSLGWFAVFLGFGGILLVIQPNLGINKTDIIGIWSGLGAAIAYTSVKELNKSYGTNIIVLSFMLWGSFLPLICMGLAEFFTYEPLDFLFSKFSMPSWYNVVFILLMGLSGYFFQSYMTKAFAVGKKAGVIAAVSYADVIFTLIIGYFMGDALPNHLALVGIILVVVSGILVVREK, encoded by the coding sequence ATGTTAAAAAGGTTTTATATTTCGCATCTTGGCATTTTTTATATGCTCTTTGCTTGCTTTATGTTTGCTGTTACTGGCGCATTTGCAAAGTATCTTAGCAAAGATATGCCATCTATCGAAGTTGTATTTTTTAGAAATTTAATAGGCCTTTTTATTGTTATTTATGCCATTTATAGATTTCCATTTAAGCAAGCTGGTGGACACTTTTTTTTGTTAATGTTTCGTGGCTTTGTCGGCACGGTCGCACTTTTTGCTTTTTTTTACAATGTCGCTCATGTAAATTTGGCCACAGCTTTTACATTTCAAAAGACAAATCCAATCTTTACAGCCATCCTCGCAGCCTTTATTTTCAAAGAGCGTCTAAGCTCACTTGGCTGGTTTGCTGTATTTTTGGGATTTGGTGGAATTTTGCTTGTTATCCAGCCAAATTTAGGTATAAATAAGACCGATATCATCGGCATTTGGAGTGGTCTTGGTGCGGCAATAGCATACACAAGCGTAAAGGAGCTAAATAAAAGTTATGGCACAAATATCATCGTGCTAAGTTTTATGCTTTGGGGCTCGTTTTTGCCACTTATTTGCATGGGTTTGGCAGAATTTTTCACCTATGAGCCACTTGATTTTTTGTTTTCAAAATTTAGCATGCCAAGCTGGTATAACGTTGTTTTTATCTTGCTAATGGGACTTAGTGGATATTTTTTTCAGTCGTACATGACAAAGGCGTTTGCGGTTGGTAAAAAGGCTGGAGTGATCGCTGCAGTTAGCTACGCAGACGTTATTTTTACACTTATTATTGGCTATTTTATGGGCGATGCGTTACCAAATCACTTAGCGCTTGTAGGTATTATACTTGTCGTGGTTAGTGGAATTTTAGTTGTTAGAGAAAAATAA